The following proteins come from a genomic window of Micromonospora zamorensis:
- a CDS encoding DUF2795 domain-containing protein yields the protein MASYADVLQYLSSLDYPAEKNDVVREAEREGAPPDVLKALRALPPVDYANGTEVARSAGIEAAPEVSPAQRAEQARDKKHNRVSQHLRGI from the coding sequence ATGGCGAGCTACGCCGACGTCCTGCAGTACCTGTCGAGCCTGGACTACCCGGCCGAGAAGAACGACGTGGTCCGCGAGGCCGAACGGGAAGGCGCCCCGCCGGACGTGCTGAAGGCGCTGCGCGCCCTCCCGCCGGTGGACTACGCCAACGGGACCGAGGTGGCCCGGTCGGCCGGGATCGAGGCCGCGCCCGAGGTGAGCCCCGCCCAGCGGGCCGAGCAGGCCCGGGACAAGAAGCACAACCGGGTCTCGCAGCATCTGCGCGGCATCTGA
- a CDS encoding DUF1345 domain-containing protein, with the protein MTQTGPDRPADVRFPAAAKQLAVVAVVGVIAGGVFTLMLPVPLAALAGWDVGALSWLVLVWHKIWPMDAERTAELAVHEDPNRAIRDALLLVACLASLLAVGLVVASAQSAPPGMARELHSGLGVLSVVLSWFVVHTVFAARYARIYYTGPDGGVNFNQHDPPRYSDFAYVAFTIGATFQVSDTNLTSNEMRRTVLRHSMVSYLFGAFIIAVTVNLLAGLAR; encoded by the coding sequence ATGACCCAGACCGGCCCCGACCGCCCAGCGGACGTACGTTTCCCGGCTGCCGCGAAGCAGCTGGCCGTGGTGGCGGTGGTCGGCGTCATCGCCGGCGGCGTCTTCACGCTGATGCTGCCAGTGCCGCTCGCCGCGCTGGCCGGCTGGGACGTGGGCGCACTGAGCTGGCTCGTGCTGGTCTGGCACAAAATCTGGCCGATGGACGCCGAGCGCACCGCCGAACTGGCCGTACACGAGGACCCGAACCGGGCGATCCGGGACGCGCTGCTTCTGGTCGCCTGCCTGGCCAGCCTGCTGGCCGTGGGGTTGGTCGTGGCCAGCGCGCAGAGCGCGCCACCCGGCATGGCCCGGGAACTGCACAGCGGCCTGGGCGTGCTGAGCGTGGTGCTCTCCTGGTTCGTGGTGCACACCGTCTTCGCCGCCCGTTACGCCAGGATCTACTACACCGGCCCGGACGGCGGGGTGAACTTCAACCAGCACGACCCGCCGCGCTACTCCGACTTCGCGTACGTGGCGTTCACCATCGGGGCGACGTTCCAGGTTTCCGACACCAACCTGACCAGCAACGAGATGCGTCGTACGGTGCTGCGGCACTCGATGGTGTCGTACCTGTTCGGCGCGTTCATCATCGCCGTGACCGTGAACCTGCTGGCGGGCCTGGCACGCTGA
- a CDS encoding DUF2267 domain-containing protein has protein sequence MNYDTFIDQVSQRTATSSERAVELTRAVLETFAERLTGGENLDLAAQLPQPLQLVLKPSPSTEQADRFGAAEFVARVALRAGVEESAARDASRAVFTTLREAITGGEFDDVATQLPRDYRGLVEQAMAPGATLRRG, from the coding sequence ATGAACTACGACACCTTCATCGACCAGGTTTCCCAGCGCACCGCGACGTCGTCCGAGCGAGCGGTCGAGTTGACCCGGGCCGTGCTGGAGACGTTCGCGGAGCGGTTGACCGGCGGTGAGAACCTGGATCTGGCCGCCCAGCTGCCCCAACCGTTGCAACTGGTGCTCAAGCCGAGCCCGAGCACCGAGCAGGCCGACCGGTTCGGTGCTGCCGAGTTCGTCGCCCGGGTCGCGTTGCGCGCCGGGGTGGAGGAGTCGGCCGCCCGGGACGCCAGCCGGGCGGTCTTCACCACCCTGCGTGAGGCGATCACCGGTGGTGAGTTCGACGACGTGGCGACTCAGCTGCCGCGTGACTACCGGGGTCTGGTCGAGCAGGCAATGGCTCCCGGGGCGACGCTGCGCCGTGGCTGA
- a CDS encoding MazG-like family protein — MDESIWEAARASRSWLDAANGAGQTELTCRILKLTEEAGEASAAWIGLLGQNPRKGVTHTRDDVAAELADVAFTALVAIESLGLDAQTVLDACAAKVRSRLTG; from the coding sequence GTGGACGAGTCGATCTGGGAGGCGGCCCGCGCGTCGCGTAGCTGGTTGGACGCGGCGAACGGGGCCGGGCAAACCGAACTGACCTGCCGCATCCTCAAGCTGACCGAGGAGGCGGGGGAGGCGTCGGCCGCCTGGATCGGTCTGCTCGGGCAGAATCCGCGCAAAGGTGTCACCCACACGCGCGATGATGTCGCGGCAGAGTTGGCCGACGTCGCCTTCACGGCGTTGGTGGCCATCGAGAGCCTGGGGCTGGACGCGCAGACGGTCCTGGACGCCTGCGCCGCGAAGGTGCGCTCCCGCCTCACGGGCTGA
- a CDS encoding pirin family protein: MERTESMLAQTRPPGVADVDPGSVLLPGHDVPLGRYTTVRRLLPQRPRRMVGAWCFVDHFGPDDVEQRPGMEVPPHPHTGLQTVTWLLEGEILHRDSLGNVQPIRPGQLNVMTSGNGIAHSERSPAVHPPVMHGVQLWVALPDPARAGAADFAHHADLPRWRDGDLDCTLLVGEFGGHRSPAVVHTPLVGVQVELGGEAPTTLSLRPDFEYALLAMSGSAEAAGVGFEPGALLYLGSGRRELTVRGGAGARLLLLGGTPFEEPLVMWWNFVGRSHEEIAAAREDWMAGDRRFGVVADDSAPPLPAPALPTTRLKARDRTGGLHS, translated from the coding sequence GTGGAGCGTACTGAATCGATGCTGGCGCAGACCCGACCACCTGGTGTGGCCGACGTTGATCCCGGCAGCGTGCTGCTGCCCGGCCACGACGTGCCGTTGGGTCGGTACACCACGGTGCGGCGACTGCTGCCGCAGCGTCCCCGCCGGATGGTTGGCGCGTGGTGCTTCGTCGACCATTTCGGCCCGGACGATGTGGAGCAGCGGCCTGGCATGGAGGTGCCGCCGCACCCGCACACCGGTCTGCAGACGGTGACCTGGTTGCTGGAAGGGGAGATCCTGCACCGGGACAGCCTCGGCAACGTGCAGCCGATCCGGCCCGGTCAGCTCAACGTGATGACCTCCGGTAACGGGATCGCCCACTCGGAGCGGTCGCCGGCCGTCCACCCGCCGGTGATGCACGGCGTGCAGCTCTGGGTGGCTCTGCCGGACCCCGCGCGGGCCGGGGCGGCGGACTTCGCGCACCACGCGGACCTGCCGCGCTGGCGGGACGGCGATCTGGACTGCACCCTGCTGGTCGGCGAGTTCGGCGGGCATCGGTCACCGGCGGTGGTGCACACCCCGCTGGTGGGTGTGCAGGTCGAGCTGGGTGGCGAGGCGCCGACGACGCTGTCGCTGCGGCCCGATTTCGAGTACGCGTTGCTGGCGATGTCCGGGTCGGCGGAGGCCGCCGGGGTCGGGTTCGAGCCGGGGGCGTTGCTCTATCTGGGCTCGGGCCGCCGCGAGCTGACCGTGCGCGGTGGGGCCGGGGCACGGTTGTTGCTGCTGGGCGGTACGCCGTTCGAGGAGCCGCTGGTGATGTGGTGGAACTTCGTGGGCCGCTCCCACGAGGAGATCGCCGCCGCACGGGAGGACTGGATGGCGGGGGACCGACGATTCGGGGTGGTGGCCGACGACTCGGCGCCTCCGCTGCCGGCGCCCGCCCTGCCCACGACCCGTCTCAAGGCCCGCGACCGCACCGGTGGCCTGCACAGCTGA